In a genomic window of Chthoniobacterales bacterium:
- a CDS encoding nucleotide exchange factor GrpE — protein sequence MSKKDNHQPAGHKQEVQAAAPAEAAEKDGAAPADAAAEAEKFRDLAMRTAADFDNYRKRAAREKEEAIRYANSSLLGDLLPLIDNFELGLEAARSAPGADAILQGLGMVAKQFRDFLGSSGLEEVKTEGAAFDPNLMEAVGHEADAKTPEGNVLRQTRRGYKLRDRLLRPASVVVSKGPAE from the coding sequence ATGAGCAAGAAAGACAATCACCAGCCCGCCGGTCACAAACAGGAGGTTCAGGCTGCAGCACCTGCAGAAGCTGCAGAAAAAGACGGGGCGGCGCCGGCCGATGCCGCGGCGGAGGCGGAGAAATTCCGCGATCTCGCCATGCGCACGGCGGCCGACTTCGACAACTACCGCAAGCGCGCAGCGCGCGAGAAAGAGGAAGCCATACGCTACGCGAACTCCTCGCTTCTCGGCGATCTGCTCCCGTTGATCGACAACTTCGAACTCGGCCTCGAGGCGGCGCGCTCCGCCCCGGGCGCCGATGCCATTCTGCAAGGGCTGGGCATGGTCGCGAAGCAGTTCCGCGACTTTCTCGGGTCATCCGGCCTCGAAGAAGTCAAAACGGAAGGGGCCGCATTCGACCCGAACCTCATGGAAGCCGTGGGACATGAAGCCGACGCGAAGACACCCGAGGGCAACGTCTTGAGGCAAACGCGGCGCGGATACAAATTGCGCGACCGGCTCCTGCGACCGGCCAGCGTGGTCGTCTCCAAGGGTCCCGCAGAGTAG
- the dnaJ gene encoding molecular chaperone DnaJ, which translates to MSSRHRRDPYEILGVSRSAAVEEIKTSYRKLAMKYHPDRNPGNAEAEEHFKEISQAYDILIDPDKRAAFDRYGYAAFQGPAGAGAGFHDPFDLFREVFGSGGGGIFEHFFGGGGGGAAQGRGADLRYDLEIKLEEAARGVEKEIEIRRNGRCTACGGSGAGPGARRHTCATCRGHGQVVASRGFFQIAQTCPRCGGAGETFDHPCKVCRGEGRTETTTRIKLKIPAGIDDGARLRSSGNGEAGSRGAPCGDLYVVIHIREHAVFSRDGDDLYCELPVPFVTAALGGEIAVPTLDGRASLKIPAGTQSGTIFKLRGKGMPHFRGSGNGQLLVRVAVEVPSKLSAEQRRKLEEFAASCGEQNTPLTKGFFERARDFFS; encoded by the coding sequence ATGTCATCGCGCCATCGCAGGGATCCTTACGAGATCCTCGGGGTTTCCCGCAGTGCCGCCGTCGAGGAGATCAAAACCTCCTACCGCAAGTTGGCGATGAAATACCACCCCGACCGCAACCCGGGGAACGCGGAAGCCGAGGAGCATTTCAAAGAAATTTCGCAGGCTTACGACATTCTCATCGATCCGGACAAGCGGGCGGCTTTCGACCGCTATGGCTACGCGGCATTCCAAGGCCCTGCCGGAGCGGGGGCGGGCTTCCACGATCCCTTCGATCTGTTCCGCGAGGTTTTCGGTTCGGGCGGCGGCGGAATTTTCGAGCACTTTTTCGGCGGAGGAGGCGGGGGTGCGGCGCAAGGCCGCGGTGCGGACCTTCGCTACGATCTGGAGATCAAGCTGGAGGAAGCCGCGCGCGGCGTGGAAAAGGAAATCGAAATCCGCCGCAACGGGCGCTGCACGGCCTGCGGCGGATCGGGAGCGGGGCCGGGAGCCAGACGCCACACATGCGCGACATGCCGCGGGCACGGCCAAGTCGTCGCCTCGCGGGGTTTTTTCCAGATCGCCCAAACTTGCCCGCGTTGCGGGGGCGCAGGCGAAACCTTCGACCACCCCTGTAAAGTGTGCCGCGGCGAGGGGCGCACCGAGACAACCACGCGCATCAAATTGAAAATCCCCGCCGGCATCGACGATGGTGCCCGGCTCAGATCCTCGGGCAACGGCGAGGCGGGATCACGCGGCGCACCCTGCGGCGATCTCTACGTGGTCATCCATATCCGAGAGCATGCCGTTTTTTCCCGCGACGGAGACGACCTTTACTGCGAACTCCCGGTGCCCTTCGTCACGGCGGCGCTGGGCGGCGAGATTGCGGTGCCCACGCTCGACGGACGCGCATCGCTGAAAATTCCCGCCGGCACGCAAAGCGGCACAATTTTCAAACTGCGCGGCAAGGGCATGCCCCACTTCCGCGGTTCGGGCAACGGTCAACTACTCGTCCGCGTGGCCGTGGAAGTGCCGAGCAAACTTTCGGCCGAACAGCGCAGGAAACTCGAGGAATTCGCCGCGAGTTGCGGCGAGCAGAACACGCCGCTGACCAAGGGATTTTTCGAGCGGGCCCGGGACTTTTTCTCCTGA